One window of Cryobacterium arcticum genomic DNA carries:
- a CDS encoding YegP family protein, whose translation MSGKYELTADRSGGYVFKLKAHNGQVLMTSESYQTKADALKGIEIVKADAKGRVVDLTEPK comes from the coding sequence ATGTCCGGCAAGTATGAATTGACTGCAGACCGATCCGGTGGCTATGTCTTCAAGCTCAAGGCCCACAACGGCCAGGTCCTGATGACCTCGGAGAGCTACCAGACCAAGGCGGACGCCCTCAAGGGCATCGAGATCGTCAAGGCGGATGCCAAGGGCCGCGTGGTCGACCTCACCGAGCCCAAGTAG